The Mastacembelus armatus chromosome 14, fMasArm1.2, whole genome shotgun sequence genomic interval TTTCTCTCCTCACgtttctgacacacacacacacacacacacacacacacacacacacacacacacacacacacacacacaatgataaatatttttcactaCATGTCAACATCTTGAAATAATAGCATGACCTTTTAGTTGGTATTGTGTTGTTGGAACTTGGTTTTACGAAACTTTTACCTTCTTATCATTATACTCCAGGTCATAGTCAGAGCAGATGAATAGGATATTCTCTGGTTTCAGGTCTGTGTGGGTAAGTTTGTTATGATGCAGgactgtaaaacacacacaagaagacACCCTGTACTGTAATTGCACATTCATAAAAGTCTTTTTTCTATGCATAGCGCCTCAAAGTCCAACACAACACCAGATAAGCTCATCAGCATTTATTTACCTGTTCCTCAaacttttttaatgtttgagaGAGAAGAATTTCAATATGGCGACCCAAGTTGCTATCTGTTGATTTCAACATTTATATCATGAACAGTTTACTAAACCAAAATCATGGCAACTCAGTTATTTTGCAGATTCTTGCATCCAAAACGACCAACATGAAAAGTTACTATTAATGACAACGTCAGGTGTCAGAGGTCACAGGGCTGGAAGAAAGTTACTTGACTCACAGCAGACAGCTCTAAAGATTTGGTAGGCCATGTGTCTGATCTGTGCCACAGTGAACGGCAGGAACTCGTTCTGACAGAGGAACTCGAAGGTGCTGATGCCGAGCAGCTCGAACACGATGCAGATGTGACCTTTGTGCTCAAACCAGTCCAGCATCCTCACACAAGCACTGGCaggaagaaggaagagagaaacatCAACTCAAAATCCATGTTGATAAATtattttgcatgtatgtgttttatcTGTCTGTTGCAGTTACACTCACAACCTGTTGTTGTCATCCAGGCGGTTGATCTCCTCCAGTACTGCAATCTCAGACCTTGCTACTTTACTAAAACACTCAATGTTCCCCACAATCTTCACAGCTACATGCTCATCTctgctaacaaaaaaaaaaaaatctgagcagTCACTATAATTATAAGTTAAAGTCAAGGTGGAGGTTGATCAGCATGCATGCATACTTGTCTCTGTCAACACACTCCACCACTTTTCCAAAGGCTCCTGCTCCCAGCGTTGAGACGATCTCGTCTGGGAGGAACAAACAGGTATCATTAGGGGTTGGGCAATGTAAGCAGTAAAGTGTTAAAAGGCTTGTGCTTCCAAATAAAGGTAATTTTTTCCATAAAAAGGCTGGGTACTTTCAAACACTTACATCTTAATAGTAGTTATGATACATATTGTAAATCAGAGCATTAAGAAAGGTAGTGAATGGTGTAAGACCTGTAACATGTACTCCTGGTTGTAGTTACTCAATGAAGAAGGCAAAGTTACCTTCAGGCTTCTGTGTTAGAAACTCAACacaaggacaaaaaataaagatagaaTTTAAGTACATCTTTCTTTCATCACAAGGCCAGTGTGATATATCAGATGTCCCTCTTCATCGTCCTCACAGCTCATTCTCTtctgatcatcatcatcatcagtagTGACAGAGCTCTCACCATGAAAAGCAGATTCAAGCGGCAGCAAGTTGTCGTCGGACTGAGTTGAGTGCTGGATAAAAATGGAAGATGAACTGATGAAGGTGATGAAGATGCACACAGTTGGACATTAATTTACCTCAAAAACACACTTCCAATGAATCCTTCTAGTTTAATTAAGACTGAAAAACAGGAGAGTCTGGCAGCACTAAGATTAACATTTAACAGCGTGGGCATCTTGCCTGTTAAGAGGGCTACAAGGAAAAGGAAATGGCACCTGTAGATTACTTAAAGCAATCTTGTTATATTAGGTTACAGTCTACtgttattttagaaaatattaaatagaaAGAAACCATCATACTGAGTTATCAGGTTCCAGGgaggtgctgtgtgtgtgtgggttgaaGCTTCCAGTCTTTCTGTTGGTGTTATGGTCTGTTTTATAGTTGTCGCCATCTACCAGcagggagaaagacagacaggtgattTCCTGCTGTATTTAACCTGCTTATCAAAATGACAAGCACCAGAGAAGTCGGTTACCATCTAACCAAAGTCAGTGTCTCCTGACTGTACATACTGACTTCGTGTGAGACATGAATTTAAGTTGAAACATCAGAATTTAAGTGGAAATATTGTTACCTCTCCAGGAACTGTAGCTGTTGTCCTCCTCTCCCATATTACTACTGCCCACGCAGGGCTCTGTGACCCCACTTTGCTCCCTCTGATCCAGTCTCTGAATGTGTGATGAGAACTGGACAGGTAATACAGAAAAGCACATAATGATCTTCAAAATATGACCTTTACTGCCAATGCTCTCTAACAAGAATAAAAACCTGTTCCTTTAATATTTAACCATACACTCGCATTTCCTTATCAGTACAAGGAAAGTGGTTCTAAAAATAGTTTTGGAGAGCATTAAAACTCACAAGAGCTGTGCACAAATGAACTACAAGAAATGACAAGAATGCATGTTTCTGCTGTTCTGCCACACTTGTTAAAGGTATTTAGTTatttaatttggaaaaaaaaaaacttaattcaACTGGGACATCTCAATCGACCTTGAAAACATGCTTAGGAATGTCACAGCTCTTCCACTGTGCTTTGCCTGTTACTTAAACCTTCTCCCCCCACAGCTCTTAATCCACAGGAGCAAAGGTTTCCCTGTCTGTTCAACCCCTAATGCCCTCTTCTCTGTTTCCAAAGCTATACATAGTGTTAGACCATGCAACCTAAAGCCTGTTGGTCTCTCTATCTCTAAGGCGTTCCCTGGTATTTTCGAAAAGGCATTTTCACAACCCCCCCATCTAGGAAGGCACCTTCGAGTTATACACAACTGACACTgaatatatttcaaataatcCACAAATTCAGTTTGACTGAGCTGAATTTATGGTGATATATTCACATGAtttcattatgcagctcattcaACAAGTGCAGTGAATAACGCTAAGAATAATAAGCAGACAGAAGTATCAAATATTACACCTGTTTTATAAgatattcttttaaaaaatatagaatCTATcaagtttttaaattttaattgtaTAACGATATACAAATCTGTCTTAATCTACACGACAACTATACATAtacacttcatttctttttatagGCAAAATTTTGATCCAACTAATGTGTCATTGAAGACatctttttattattcatcATTAAGTTTATATTATTCTAATGTTCAAAACACAGGGTTCCTTCTATCAATTTCACTTTTGCAAATTAATGTACAACACTATCGTATTTTTTCCTCCTTATTTATAAAGCTAACAATGCCTGGTCTATCTCTTCAGATTCCCTACCCTGTCTGTAGCCCCACTCCCACTATGAATATATTCactcaaaaataataaatatatgcaTATTGGTGGGATTATTTTCAGGATTTAGTGCTTTAGTAGGTTTTTTCTTACAGCTGGGTAATCAACATTTGTGGGCCACCCTCAAGAAAGAACATGCCATACATTGCACCGGTGTGGCTCACTGATgtctttttaatcattttgggacaacaatggagctctTTGGCAAAGAAGTTAGTAAAACTCaatcattgttggttttggtacaataataagaaaaacatagaTAATTGCTAACCTTATCTTAAAAACTATGTTCACCCATGGGTGAATGACAGTTTCACAACAGCATGTCCACAGGCTTACAGTTTGCAGAAGCAAATGTGATGGTATGCAGATTCATCATGTTCAATGGGCCATGAGCATTACACTTGTCAGTGCTTCTGATATTTCTTCATGCAATCAACActtctctctgtccctccctgTCCCTTTTCCACAAATAGCAGACATGTCATATACTGTGGGGCCTTCTCTCTCTAACTGTGTTAGTTCCTACTTATCTTCTCATCACCTCTTCCTCCACCCCTATATCTATGCAATTACTTAATCATTCCACCTTTTGtactgaaattaaacattagTGCCATCTACAATCTGCCATAGTTTAATACTCCACATTTAGGAGCTTTACTTTTTTATAATGATTTGAAGGAATGTTAAGTCTTCCCAGGGCAGGGtacccctccctctctctgctgcaTGCCTCTCATGTCTCTGATTAACTGTAAATCAGTGCTGACGGTGACTCCCTGCTGATGACAACCTGCAAGACCGTTGTCTCTCACTAAAGATTCTCCAATTATCAAAACTCTTCCAATCTTCATAGATCTTAACAGTATTAATACAGCTAGACTAAGGGAGCCCACTGCCACCACTGAGTCTAGATGTATCCAgaacattatatatattaatgCCTTCAGTCCCACAAGGATCAATTCTTGTTCCTTTGACATTTAAATTATGTTAAaatgaactgattttatttgattttaattgattttagtTCTGCATCCGTGCGATGGGGAAGAATAAACTTGATGGGGTGTGTCTTCTTACCACTGAACCAAAGTGTAGGACAAACATACTTTATTGAGTGTCTGAACTCATTCCCCTCAGGCCTTGTTGATTCTTGAAGctccattttaaatgtaatgtaatcaaATTCAGTCCACACGCTTAATATACGTGATTGATAGCTTAAATTAGCAAGGATTATTTGGCCCtatctgatgtttttttaacagttcATCTGATACAGCTGAAAATACACTTGAAATCTAGCCACATTCTTAAGTCTGTAACCTGACCATCACACACAACTCCAACAATGAGCACTATGCCTTCTAACCAGACTGCATACAGTGCTGTGTTCATTCATGCAGTCTCTTAGAGATACCGAATCATAGTCAACGTCAATAAATTTGCTCAACACCATGCCTGTTAAATCTCACACGATAAACAAATCTGATTTGCTACTGGTTATAACAAATGATAAAAATTTGGCAGCATTTTTTgtaaaatggaagatttgaacACAGCTCCTCCTTTTGTATGTGGTAAATATTATTGGTCTAAGAACCCATTTTAATTACtaacttaataaaaatgtaaaaaaatcatttcaggtGACTCTACTGCAGCTAATGCAGGATTTTGCATTTCCCTGTTGTTCTGAACTGTGTGTATCACCATATACTGTACTACAGTGTCAAACGGCACAAAGACAATGCTGTTTGAACAGATATACAGCTTCTAGTGAAAAAAAGCTGAGCCAGATGAACAATATATAGGACctattggtttgtttttaaagcagcaggaTTATCACCTGTTGATAAAGCAAAAAACATGTTACTTGGTTAGCAGTTGTACCATGTTAACACATCTCATCCTTTTTGCTATAAGTGCTATTTAATTCATTTGTGTTGAGTGGAGTTGTTATACTGTGTCAATgctgacttttctgtctttttctgtcttgatttttttaaactttatttattcatttattttagggCAGATTAAAGTTTTGAATATTGGCACAAACTCAATGACTTGTAGCTTTACCTCAAAAATATCGATTTCAGCTTTCAAAGCCAAATAATTGCTGAGGTAAAGAGAGACTCCTGCTCTCACTGGACAGTTAGTTGTATTTTAGTTGTATACAGTAAGTATTTTTCTGCTTACCTGACTTGTGCTGTTGTCTGTTGCTCCTCTCTGCTGGCGCTGTGTTATCTGGTCTCACACCGTTTGTCCCCTCCTCTTATTCTTCTTCCCACCAATCTATCCTGGAGGGGATGGTTGCCATGCTGCATTGCTGCCaatgacagacagaaataacATCTATGCTGCAATAAAACATTATGCCCCACAGAAAACCAAGACGTGGACATTCCTACGTACGTCTCAGCCAGCTGCAGTGAGAAGGGACACGAAGAACTGCTCCAGCCTTGACCCATTGCGTGACCCAGCGAGGGCTCTTCTTTCatcacacaggagaaaacatagTGTACTGTGTCTGAACTAGAACCGGTCATGTACGATGATGCAGGATATTCTATGATGTACTCTATGAATGGGACACAGGACACTAACTATAATCTGCCTTTTATACACAACTACTAGTtccatgtaaacacactgacacaagaTCATTGCCCACAACTGTAGGTCTACACACATCACTGTTGTATATTGTTAGCTTCTGTGAATGTCATTTCTATATTTGGTCAGGAAAAATTTACTCTTTATTCTATTCTGAGCAgtagctgtgtgtgttgagaTGTCAGCATGAGAGGCATTTTTTATCCTTTTGATGCTTTAACGAGACTTTAGACTTTAGACCAACGGAGAGGATTAAACTTCACTTATGTTAATTGCAGTGGAGGAATATGTCACACAATTGCACCAAATATGTTTTTTGCCCCCAGTGATAATAATGTCGTGAAATTAGCTTCAtacattcaaatgaaaaattatgATTTTTCAGCCTCCTCTGTACTTGACATTTACTACAAGTGTTATCGGGGTAAACCATCATGCTAAATTAAGATGTTAAACTTAGACATCCATGTTTACTGcgtcattgtgagcatgttagtaTGCTGACGTTCTTTAGTCTCCTATGGCGTTCAAAGCATCTCAGAGCTCCTAGTGCCACTGTAGGCTTCAGCTTAGCTTAGCGCCATTATTTGAAGCACTGTATAAACTATTGCTGTATTCACAGTTAATGCTTCAGTGCAATGAATCTGGCacatttaaaaatttttttcttatttttaaactttatttcacCTGTATTACCATGTACAGTAT includes:
- the LOC113143025 gene encoding dual specificity protein kinase CLK4-like, which translates into the protein MGEEDNSYSSWRDGDNYKTDHNTNRKTGSFNPHTHSTSLEPDNSHSTQSDDNLLPLESAFHGESSVTTDDDDDQKRMSCEDDEEGHLIYHTGLVMKERYEIVSTLGAGAFGKVVECVDRDKDEHVAVKIVGNIECFSKVARSEIAVLEEINRLDDNNRFACVRMLDWFEHKGHICIVFELLGISTFEFLCQNEFLPFTVAQIRHMAYQIFRAVCFLHHNKLTHTDLKPENILFICSDYDLEYNDKKKREERKLRSLDVKVVDFGTATFDHEHHESLVSTRHYRAPEVILDLGWNHSCDVWSLGCILVEFYLGRTLFPTHDSKEHLAMMEKILGPIPPYVLKQTRKQHYVHNEHLNWDERSATDNYIEKHCKPLKQYMRKESEEERQLFDLLSNMLEYDVCKRITLEEALWHPFFSPIRAQKHQRS